Sequence from the Microbacterium dextranolyticum genome:
GGGGTCGCCGCGGAACCGCGCTTTCTGGGCATCCGCCACGATTTCGAGCACGATCCCGACGAGCCACACGACGCCTCCGGCGATCATCCAGCCGTCCACGGCGGGCTGTGCGGTCTGCGCAGCGTCGGGGGTCTGGGTGATCCCCACCCACGCCGCCGATGCCGTCACGACGACCCAGAGCCCCTGCATGATCCACACGCGGAGGAAGACGAGCGGGTGCGTCTTGATCTCGTCGAAACGGCCGTCCGAACCCTGCGCGCGCACGCGCACGAAGAGGAACACGGACAGCCGCACGCCCCACACGACGACCATCGCCGTGAGGAGCCAGGCCCGAGCGCCCGCGGGGCTCACCGCGGCGAGGAGCGCCGCCGTGACGACGGCGAACGTCAGCCCACCGGTGAGATCGAAGAACCTCTCCGTGCGCAGCAGCACCGCCGGAACGTACGCCACGATCTGGATGAGAAACGCGGCGGCGACGGCCAGAGCGAACAGCGGGATGCCACCCAGGGTCTGCCCGGACGAGCCGCCGGTGAGCGCGAAGGCTGCGCCGAGGGCGAGAGCGACGATGATCGTGAGAAGCACGGCAGGGGTGCGGGAGGACATGGCTGCTTTCCGGATCGAAATGGTGTGCGGGAGTCGGGCGGCGTCAGCCGTAGAGGGCGTCGACGGTCGCCGCCTCGCGGTGGAGGAGCTCGCGGCGGCGGATCTTCAGCGTCGGTGTCATCACTTCGCGGTCGTCGCTGTCGGCGACGACCAGCGCAAAGCGGCGCACCTGCTCACTGCGTGAGACGAGCGCGTTGGCCTCGTCGACGGCGCGCTGGATGTCGGCTCGCAGCTGCGAATCGTCGATGTCGGCACCGACAGCGTCTCGATCGAGCACGATGAGCGCGGTCAGGTACGGGCGCCCCTCTCCGACGGTGACGGCGGAGGAGATCAGCGGGTGCTCCTCGATCGCCGCCTCCCACCGGGCCGGTGCGACGGTCTTGCCGTGGGACGTGGTCACGACATCCTTCACCCGCCCTTCGAGCACGAGCCGCCCGCGCTCGTCGAGCCTGCCCAGATCGCCGGTACGGAAGAAGCCGTCCACGAACGCCTGCGCATCGTCGGCCGCATCGCGGTAGCCCGCGAAGACGCCGACGCCGCGCGCGAGCACCTCGCCGTCGTCGGCGATGCGCACCGTCGACCCCGGCAGGGGCAGTCCGACGGTTCCGGACCGGATCGCGCCCGGGAGGTTCCCCGTCAGCGGGGCCGTCGTCTCGGTGAGACCGTACCCCTCGATCACCGGGATGCCCATGCCCCGGAACAGCAGCGACAGCCGAGGCGACAGCGTCGCACCGCCCGACAGAACGTACCGGAGCCTCCCGCCCAGCACCGCGCGCAGCCGACGATAGAACAGGAGGTCGTACAGGCGGTGGCGCAGGGTCAGCGCGGTGGGGCTCTTCACCACGGTGCCGTCGTCGCTGCGCTCGGCGCGGGTTCC
This genomic interval carries:
- a CDS encoding DUF1295 domain-containing protein, producing MSSRTPAVLLTIIVALALGAAFALTGGSSGQTLGGIPLFALAVAAAFLIQIVAYVPAVLLRTERFFDLTGGLTFAVVTAALLAAVSPAGARAWLLTAMVVVWGVRLSVFLFVRVRAQGSDGRFDEIKTHPLVFLRVWIMQGLWVVVTASAAWVGITQTPDAAQTAQPAVDGWMIAGGVVWLVGIVLEIVADAQKARFRGDPANAGRFIDSGVWAWSRHPNYLGEILVWIGVAIVALPVAVGWQWVAVLSPVFVVLLLTRVSGIPLLERRADARWGEDPSYLAYKARTAVLVPGLGRG